Proteins co-encoded in one Bos taurus isolate L1 Dominette 01449 registration number 42190680 breed Hereford chromosome X, ARS-UCD2.0, whole genome shotgun sequence genomic window:
- the TSR2 gene encoding pre-rRNA-processing protein TSR2 homolog — protein sequence MADAAEDSRALFGAAVRAALEAWPALQIAVENGFGGVYSQEKAEWLGGAVEEYFFRNADLELDEVEDFLGELMMNEFDTVVEDGSLPQVSQQLQTMFHHFQKGDRAALKEMASLITQRKCKVRATALPTAGETDEDDDANSVEEMEVAATNDGAATDGVCPQPEPSGPDSQTIKEEDIVEDGWTIVRRKK from the exons ATGGCGGACGCTGCTGAAGATTCGCGAGCGCTCTTCGGGGCGGCAGTCCGTGCGGCGCTGGAGGCCTGGCCCGCCTTGCAG ATCGCTGTGGAGAACGGCTTCGGAGGTGTGTATAGCCAAGAGAAGGCTGAGTGGCTCGGGGGTGCAGTGGAGGAGTATTTCTTCCGCAATG CTGACTTGGAGCTAGATGAGGTGGAGGACTTCCTCGGGGAGCTAATGATGAACGAGTTTGATACAGTTGTGGAGGATGGGAGTCTGCCCCAG GTGAGCCAGCAGCTGCAGACCATGTTCCACCACTTCCAGAAGGGTGATAGGGCTGCTCTGAAGGAGATGGCCTCTCTCATCACCCAAAGAAAGTGCAAGGTCAGAGCCACTGCACTGCCGACAGCTGGAGAGACCGATGAGGATGATGATGCAAACAGCGTGGAGGAGATGGAG GTTGCAGCTACGAATGATGGGGCAGCTACAGATGGGGTCTGCCCCCAGCCTGAACCCTCTGGTCCAGACTCCCAGACTATTAAGGAAGAGGATATAGTGGAGGATGGCTGGACCATTGTCCGGAGAAAGAAGTGA